Proteins encoded in a region of the Benincasa hispida cultivar B227 chromosome 2, ASM972705v1, whole genome shotgun sequence genome:
- the LOC120070654 gene encoding probable inactive purple acid phosphatase 27 isoform X1, whose translation MAESFPIPNLRFITLVLLSIAFVAHSYQTRLDENQPLSKIDVYKATLTLRNTASIRASPLVLGLNGEDTAWVTVKFIHPEPSADDWIAVFSPAKFNTSACPNSNKRVQTPLICSSPIKFNYANYSNPKYVKTGKASLRFQLINQRADFSFALFSGGLSNPKLIAVSNPLSFKNPKSPLFPRLAHGKLWNEMTVTWTSGYDISEATPFVEWGLEGEPQTRSPAGTLTFSRNSMCDAPARTVGWRDPGFFHTSFLQNLWPNTVYTYRMGHRLFNGLYIWSKSYSFKSSPHPGEESLQRVIIFGDMGKGQRDGSNEYSNYQPGALNTTDQLIKDLDNIDIVFHIGDLAYANGYLSEWDQFTAQVEPIASRVPYMVASGNHERDWPNTGSFYANMDSGGECGVPAETMFYFPAENRAKFWYSTDYGLFRFCIADTEHDWREGSEQYRFIEQCLASADRQKQPWLIFAAHRVLGYSSNDWYASQGSFEEPMGRESLQKLWQKYRVDIAFYGHVHNYERTCPVYQHQCVNTEKTQYSGIMNGTIHVVVGGAGSHLSSFTQDIPKWSIYRDFDYGFVKLTAFNRSSLLFEYKRSSDGKVYDSFTISRDYRDVLACVPDSCEPTTLAA comes from the exons ATGGCGGAGAGCTTTCCAATTCCAAACCTTCGATTCATCACTCTCGTTCTCCTCTCTATCGCCTTCGTCGCGCATAGTTACCAGACTCGGCTCGATGAAAACCAGCCACTCTCCaaaattgatgtgtacaaggcTACTCTTACACTCCGAAATACCGCCTCCATTAGAGCCTCGCCGCTTGTTCTTGGCCTCAAT GGCGAGGATACTGCATGGGTGACTGTCAAGTTTATACATCCTGAACCCTCTGCCGATGATTGGATAGCAGTGTTTTCTCCTGCGAAGTTCAA CACATCAGCCTGTCCTAATTCAAATAAAAGGGTTCAAACTCCATTAATCTGCTCAAGCCCAATAAAG TTCAATTATGCAAACTACTCAAATCCAAAATATGTGAAGACTGGAAAAGCTTCTTTGAGGTTCCAGTTGATCAATCAGCGAGCAGATTTCTCATTTGCTTTATTTTCAGGAGGTCTTTCAAAT CCCAAACTTATTGCTGTTTCAAATCCCTTATCATTTAAGAATCCTAAATCACCATTGTTTCCTCGCCTTGCACATGGAAAACTATGGAATGAA ATGACAGTAACCTGGACAAGTGGGTACGATATAAGTGAAGCTACTCCATTTGTTGAATGGGGTCTAGAAGGGGAGCCACAGACAAGATCCCCAGCTGGCACACTGACATTTAGTAGGAACAGCATGTGTG ATGCTCCTGCACGAACTGTTGGTTGGCGTGATCCTGGTTTCTTTCATACGAGTTTCTTACAGAACTTATGGCCAAACACTGT GTACACGTACAGAATGGGTCATCGCTTGTTCAATGGATTATATATTTGGAGCAAGAGTTATTCATTCAAGTCATCACCACATCCTGGAGAAGAATCACTACAGCGTGTCATTATATTTGGTGATATGGGGAAG GGACAACGCGATGGCTCAAATGAGTATAGCAACTATCAGCCTGGAGCATTGAACACCACTGATCAGCTCATCAAAGACTTGGACAATATTGACATTGTTTTCCATATCGGAGACCTAGCTTATGCAAATGGGTACCTCTCAGAGTGGGACCAATTTACTGCACAGGTGGAGCCCATTGCATCTAGGGTCCCCTACATGGTTGCAAG TGGTAACCATGAGCGTGACTGGCCAAATACTGGGTCCTTCTATGCAAACATGGATTCAGGTGGGGAGTGTGGAGTTCCGGCGGAGACCATGTTCTATTTTCCTGCTGAAAACAGAGCAAAGTTCTG GTATTCGACAGATTATGGATTGTTCCGGTTCTGTATAGCTGATACAGAACATGACTGGCGAGAGGGATCAGAACAGTACAGATTCATAGAGCAATGCCTTGCATCGGCGGATAGACAAAAACAACCTTGGCTGATATTTGCTGCTCATCGTGTGCTTGGCTACTCTTCCAACGATTGGTATGCGTCGCAGGGCTCATTCGAGGAACCTATGGGAAGGGAAAGCCTTCAGAAACTCTGGCAGAAGTATAGGGTCGATATTGCCTTCTATGGCCATGTCCACAACTACGAAAGAACATGTCCCGTTTATCAG CATCAATGCGTGAATACAGAAAAAACTCAGTACTCAGGCATTATGAATGGCACAATCCACGTAGTGGTTGGTGGAGCAGGGAGCCACTTATCCTCATTCACCCAAGACATCCCCAAATGGAGCATTTACAGAGACTTCGATTATGGTTTCGTCAAGTTGACAGCATTCAACCGCTCCTCCCTGCTTTTCGAGTACAAGAGAAGCAGCGACGGAAAGGTTTATGATTCCTTTACCATTTCAAGAGACTACAGAGACGTCTTGGCCTGCGTTCCCGACAGTTGTGAACCCACAACTTTGGCTGCTTGA
- the LOC120071520 gene encoding snurportin-1: MAPHDVRRPHKRPAISDQQKRRELSLQRQQQNRRDAQQQARSLASTLLSLSSSFNESSTSEPVLEIELNELESETECSPELLSEREFHEPGLKELDVRQASKLKGSEARKWFSKQLLLPEWMIDVPDRLSDDWYVFARPSGKRCFVVSSNGTTISRLRNGSILHRFPSALPNGAKTKNASGSGQTYSILDCIFQETDQTYYVIDMICWRGYSLYDCTAEFRFFWLNSKLVETGACEPPSYYHKYKFSLVPVYTCDQNGLYAAYSGATPFVKDGLLFHNKHSHYQPGNTPLALVWKDENCSQYVIDTDSNGQVPSQQQLVLELQGDGNVATSDDPPVDFGCLDGDLIKKLGLSPGNLLRFTIGDGGLTIVDGRIQGADLQYTGKVNRARAFADSYSKVMFQYAARRSPLKIDDLLASINSLNDGGGRDTEMVG; encoded by the exons ATGGCACCGCATGACGTTCGCCGTCCACACAAACGGCCGGCAATCTCCGATCAGCAAAAGCGGCGGGAACTTTCTCTGCAACGGCAACAGCAGAATCGCCGTGACGCTCAGCAACAAGCTCGTTCCTTAGCCTCTACGCTCCTCTCTCTCTCATCCTCATTCAACGAGTCTAGTACCTCCGAGCCGGTGCTGGAAATTGAACTAAACGAACTCGAATCAGAAACGGAATGTTCGCCGGAGCTCCTATCGGAGCGTGAATTTCACGAGCCTGGTCTGAAGGAGCTCGATGTTCGCCAGGCTTCGAAGCTTAAAGGTTCAGAGGCTCGTAAGTGGTTTTCGAAGCAACTGTTGCTTCCTGAGTGGATGATAGATGTTCCTGATCGACTTAGCGATGACTG GTACGTATTTGCAAGGCCTTCCGGAAAACGATGCTTTGTTGTTTCTTCCAATGGAACAACTATCAGTAGGCTACGAAACGGATCAATTCTGCATCGTTTTCCTTCTGCTCTACCTAACGGAGCAAAGACAAAAAATGCCTCTGGATCCGGTCAAACATATTCTATTCTAGATTGTATATTTCAAGAA ACAGATCAAACATACTACGTCATTGATATGATTTGTTGGCGGGGATATTCTCTTTATGATTGCACAGCCGAGTTTCGGTTCTTCTGGCTCAATTCTAAGCTTGTTGAAACTGGGGCTTGTGAACCACCTTCATACTATCACAAATACAAGTTCAGCTTGGTACCTGTATATACATGCGATCAAAATGGTCTCTATGCTGCTTATTCAGGAGCAACACCTTTTGTGAAGGATGGTTTATTATTTCACAACAA GCATTCCCATTACCAGCCAGGAAATACACCACTTGCATTGGTTTGGAAGGATGAGAACTGCAGTCAATATGTTATTGACACAGATAGTAATGGACAAGTTCCAAGCCAACAGCAG CTGGTTTTGGAGCTACAAGGTGATGGAAATGTGGCTACATCAGATGATCCTCCTGTGGACTTTGGATGCTTAGACGGTGACTTGATCAAAAAG TTAGGGTTGTCTCCAGGCAATTTATTGCGATTCACCATTGGTGATGGAGGGTTGACCATTGTGGACGGGAGGATTCAGGGGGCAGATTTACAATATACTGGCAAGGTCAATCGAGCTCGAGCCTTTGCAGATAGTTACTCCAAG GTTATGTTTCAATACGCTGCTCGTCGCTCACCTTTAAAAATAGATGATCTATTAGCATCCATCAATTCATTGAATGATGGAGGAGGCCGTGATACTGAAATGGTTGGATAG
- the LOC120070654 gene encoding nucleotide pyrophosphatase/phosphodiesterase-like isoform X2, with translation MAESFPIPNLRFITLVLLSIAFVAHSYQTRLDENQPLSKIDVYKATLTLRNTASIRASPLVLGLNGEDTAWVTVKFIHPEPSADDWIAVFSPAKFNTSACPNSNKRVQTPLICSSPIKPKLIAVSNPLSFKNPKSPLFPRLAHGKLWNEMTVTWTSGYDISEATPFVEWGLEGEPQTRSPAGTLTFSRNSMCDAPARTVGWRDPGFFHTSFLQNLWPNTVYTYRMGHRLFNGLYIWSKSYSFKSSPHPGEESLQRVIIFGDMGKGQRDGSNEYSNYQPGALNTTDQLIKDLDNIDIVFHIGDLAYANGYLSEWDQFTAQVEPIASRVPYMVASGNHERDWPNTGSFYANMDSGGECGVPAETMFYFPAENRAKFWYSTDYGLFRFCIADTEHDWREGSEQYRFIEQCLASADRQKQPWLIFAAHRVLGYSSNDWYASQGSFEEPMGRESLQKLWQKYRVDIAFYGHVHNYERTCPVYQHQCVNTEKTQYSGIMNGTIHVVVGGAGSHLSSFTQDIPKWSIYRDFDYGFVKLTAFNRSSLLFEYKRSSDGKVYDSFTISRDYRDVLACVPDSCEPTTLAA, from the exons ATGGCGGAGAGCTTTCCAATTCCAAACCTTCGATTCATCACTCTCGTTCTCCTCTCTATCGCCTTCGTCGCGCATAGTTACCAGACTCGGCTCGATGAAAACCAGCCACTCTCCaaaattgatgtgtacaaggcTACTCTTACACTCCGAAATACCGCCTCCATTAGAGCCTCGCCGCTTGTTCTTGGCCTCAAT GGCGAGGATACTGCATGGGTGACTGTCAAGTTTATACATCCTGAACCCTCTGCCGATGATTGGATAGCAGTGTTTTCTCCTGCGAAGTTCAA CACATCAGCCTGTCCTAATTCAAATAAAAGGGTTCAAACTCCATTAATCTGCTCAAGCCCAATAAAG CCCAAACTTATTGCTGTTTCAAATCCCTTATCATTTAAGAATCCTAAATCACCATTGTTTCCTCGCCTTGCACATGGAAAACTATGGAATGAA ATGACAGTAACCTGGACAAGTGGGTACGATATAAGTGAAGCTACTCCATTTGTTGAATGGGGTCTAGAAGGGGAGCCACAGACAAGATCCCCAGCTGGCACACTGACATTTAGTAGGAACAGCATGTGTG ATGCTCCTGCACGAACTGTTGGTTGGCGTGATCCTGGTTTCTTTCATACGAGTTTCTTACAGAACTTATGGCCAAACACTGT GTACACGTACAGAATGGGTCATCGCTTGTTCAATGGATTATATATTTGGAGCAAGAGTTATTCATTCAAGTCATCACCACATCCTGGAGAAGAATCACTACAGCGTGTCATTATATTTGGTGATATGGGGAAG GGACAACGCGATGGCTCAAATGAGTATAGCAACTATCAGCCTGGAGCATTGAACACCACTGATCAGCTCATCAAAGACTTGGACAATATTGACATTGTTTTCCATATCGGAGACCTAGCTTATGCAAATGGGTACCTCTCAGAGTGGGACCAATTTACTGCACAGGTGGAGCCCATTGCATCTAGGGTCCCCTACATGGTTGCAAG TGGTAACCATGAGCGTGACTGGCCAAATACTGGGTCCTTCTATGCAAACATGGATTCAGGTGGGGAGTGTGGAGTTCCGGCGGAGACCATGTTCTATTTTCCTGCTGAAAACAGAGCAAAGTTCTG GTATTCGACAGATTATGGATTGTTCCGGTTCTGTATAGCTGATACAGAACATGACTGGCGAGAGGGATCAGAACAGTACAGATTCATAGAGCAATGCCTTGCATCGGCGGATAGACAAAAACAACCTTGGCTGATATTTGCTGCTCATCGTGTGCTTGGCTACTCTTCCAACGATTGGTATGCGTCGCAGGGCTCATTCGAGGAACCTATGGGAAGGGAAAGCCTTCAGAAACTCTGGCAGAAGTATAGGGTCGATATTGCCTTCTATGGCCATGTCCACAACTACGAAAGAACATGTCCCGTTTATCAG CATCAATGCGTGAATACAGAAAAAACTCAGTACTCAGGCATTATGAATGGCACAATCCACGTAGTGGTTGGTGGAGCAGGGAGCCACTTATCCTCATTCACCCAAGACATCCCCAAATGGAGCATTTACAGAGACTTCGATTATGGTTTCGTCAAGTTGACAGCATTCAACCGCTCCTCCCTGCTTTTCGAGTACAAGAGAAGCAGCGACGGAAAGGTTTATGATTCCTTTACCATTTCAAGAGACTACAGAGACGTCTTGGCCTGCGTTCCCGACAGTTGTGAACCCACAACTTTGGCTGCTTGA